A window of Nonomuraea angiospora genomic DNA:
CACCGTCTGGCGCTGCCGCCCGAGCCCTTCGATCTCCAGCTCCATCACGTCACCCTCACGCAGGTACGGCTGCCCCGGCATGCCCATCGCCACGCCGGCCGGCGTACCCGTATTGATCACGTCACCCGGCTCCAGGACCATGAACTGGCTCAGGTAGCGCACGATCTCGGCCACATCGAAGATCATGTTCTTGGTGTCGCCGTCCTGGCGCAGCTCACCGTTCACCCAGAGGCGCAGCGGCAGGCTCTGCGGGTCGCCCACCTCGTCCGCCGTCACCAGCCACGGGCCGAGCGGATTGAACGTCTCGCACGACTTGCCCTTGTCCCACTGCCCACCGCGTTCGAGCTGGAACTCGCGTTCGGAGACGTCGTTGGAGATCGCGTACCCGGCGATCACGCCGAGCGCCTCCTCCCGGCTGCCCAGGTAACGGGCCTCCCGACCGATCACGATGGCCAGCTCCACCTCCCAGTCGGTCTTCACGCTGCCCCTGGGCACGAGCACCTCGTCGTACGGGCCGACCACGGTGTTCGCGGCCTTCATGAACACGACCGGCTCGGCCGGCACGTCCTGCCCGGACTCGGCGGCGTGGTCGCTGTAGTTCAGGCCGATGCAAACGATCTTCCCTGGACGAGCGATCGGAGCGCCGATCCGCAACCCTTCGGCATCGACGACGGGCAGGGCACCACGCTCGAGCGCGTCCCGGACGCGCGCCACTCCCCCGGAAGCGAGGAAAGCCCCGTCAATCTCGGGCTCTCCGATGTCGCGCAGGTCACCGGCGTCATCCATGACCACCGGACGCTCCTGGCCGACAGGTCCTACTCGCAGCAGCTTCACACCGCATCCTTCACATATACATCGGATGTCTCGATTCATGATGCTCGTGCGACCAGGCAGAGTGTGTCAAGGGTGATAAGAGGGATACATCCGATCCGTGACCTCGGAAGACACACCCTGGGGGTGGTAGATGCCTGTGAAACGACTTTACCGCTCCGATGGCTGCGTTCACATACACGAATTGACGCCCCCACATACATCGGAGGTAAACCCCACCCCAACCCCACACCCCCGCCTGCCACATCAGCCGCCGACGGCAAGCACCTGCTCCACGACAATCCACCCCCACGACCAGCCCCTCAGGGCCACCGCCCAGCCTGGGTCTCAGTTGTCAGCTGGATGATCAGATTCACGGGAAGGACCTTCGGCCGGCGCCGCGGCGGGTGCCGGCCGGGGCGAGGCGATCCGGTTGGCGACGACCGCCAGGACCGCGCCTGCCACGGCTGCGGCCGCGGCGGCGCCGAAGGCGGCGGCGCCGGTGTCGTGGGGACCGGTGAGCCGGCCGGCGACGGCGGTGCCCAGGCCGTAGCCGGCCCACATGAAGGTGTTGAGCCAGGCGAAGACCTCGGTGCGGTAGCGGGCGGGGGTGTGGTCGGCGAGCAGGGCCGGCACGACCGCGTCCCGCGGCCCGGTCACCAGCCCGA
This region includes:
- a CDS encoding fumarylacetoacetate hydrolase family protein gives rise to the protein MKLLRVGPVGQERPVVMDDAGDLRDIGEPEIDGAFLASGGVARVRDALERGALPVVDAEGLRIGAPIARPGKIVCIGLNYSDHAAESGQDVPAEPVVFMKAANTVVGPYDEVLVPRGSVKTDWEVELAIVIGREARYLGSREEALGVIAGYAISNDVSEREFQLERGGQWDKGKSCETFNPLGPWLVTADEVGDPQSLPLRLWVNGELRQDGDTKNMIFDVAEIVRYLSQFMVLEPGDVINTGTPAGVAMGMPGQPYLREGDVMELEIEGLGRQRQTVGQA